A segment of the Lathamus discolor isolate bLatDis1 chromosome 9, bLatDis1.hap1, whole genome shotgun sequence genome:
CCCTTTACCTTGTTCCGCTCCCCGGCTCCGAGTCCCCGCGCTGTCCTGGCCGCGGCCGCAGGTGCTGTCAGGGCGCTCCCACGATGCGCGGCCGGGCCGGGAGCGGAGCCGGCTGCGGGAGACAccggggagggagggggggaccGGGGGAACCGGGGCGGGCTGGGAAAAACGCGTGTCCCCCCTCCCGCCCTCATGTGACGTCAGCGCGGCTCAGCGCGGGGCAGCCGGCAAAAGCGCCGCGCACAGCCGCGCCCCGCGCACAACCGCCCGCGCTTCGCagcggcgccgccgccgctctTCGGCTCCCTCCCGGCCCAACTTGACgccgggacgggacgggacgggacgggacggcgGCTCCTCGCTGAGCTCCAACCGAGCCGTGCGGTGGGCGATGCCTCTCGCCGCCGGGCGCCTGGCTCCAGGGGCGCGGCGGCACTCGGCGGCggcccctgcccctgctgcccccTCGGGTGCCCCGAGAGCAGGTACGAGCGGAGGAGCGCGGGGGGAAGCTCGGGGAGCGCGGTTCGGGGCCGCCGCGCTGCCGGGAGAGAGATAAATCACTGATCTCTCCCTCACCCGTTGTCCAGGTTTGAAACGCGGCAGTGAACGGGTCCGGGCAGCGGAAGCGGGACTGCCCCGGACCGGGCTGGAGGGCACGGAGCCGCTTTCCATTCTGCCGTCGACGTAGAGGCGGCGGCTGTGGCGGGCGGAGGGGTCGGGGGGGTTGGACAGCTCTAGGGACCCCGGATTTCGGAGCGCTTCCCGACGGGGCTTCCCCCACAGCGGCTCCGCGGGCGCTCCCAGAGAGAAGGAGGGGTGGAGGAGGGGGGATTTCACAGGAGTTTGGCAAGCCTCTGCCTTGCCGCTCCTCATCCTTCCAACTTCACAGCCTGCCGTGCCCTCCCCTTGCAGCCTCTGCCCCTGGCTGTTTTCACTGgggatttcttctttctctccttacCTGTCTTAAAAGGTTTGACTGTAGGTACCGAAGAGGGGATCGACGGCGCATAAAGATGCTGAAGGGTGTTTGGTTGCTCAGTTTGTTAACAGTGGCTGGGATCTCGCAGACAGAGAGTCGCAAACCTGCCAAAGACATTTGCAGCAAGAGCCGCTGCCCTTGTGAGGAGAAGGAGAACGTGCTGAACATTAATTGTGAAAACAAAGGATTTACAACTGTGagcctcctcctgccaccaCCATCCAAGATCTACCAGCTGTTTCTCAACGGGAACGCGCTGACCCGCCTGTTCCCCAATGAATTTGTCAACTACTCCAATGCTGTGACCCTCCACTTGGGCAACAACGACATGCAGGAGATCCGCACAGGGGCCTTCAGTGGCCTCCGCACCCTCAAAAGGCTGCACCTCAATAACAACAAGCTGGAAGTGCTGAAGGAGGACACGTTCCTTGGCTTGGAAAGTCTGGAGTACCTGCAGGCTGATTACAATTACATCAGTGCCATTGAGGCAGGGGCCTTCAGTAAGCTGAACAAGCTCAAGGTGCTGATTCTCAATGACAACCTCTtgctgtccctgcccagcaaTGTCTTCCGCTTCGTACTCCTCACTCACCTGGACCTGCGGGGGAACCGGCTGAAGATGATGCCTTTTGCTGGTGTACTGGAGCACATTGGAGGCATCATGGAAATCCAGCTAGAGGAAAACCCTTGGAACTGCACCTGTGACTTGCTGCCACTCAAGGCCTGGCTAGACACCATCACCGTGTTCGTGGGTGAAATAGTCTGTGAAACCCCCTTCAGGCTTCATGGAAAAGATGTGACCCAGCTCACAAGGCAAGATCTCTGCCCTAGGAAAAGCTCCAGTGATTCAAACCAGAGGGACAAACATCCTGTCCTCTCAGACCCACACATTTCGAGGCTGTCCCCCACAGCCAACTCTGCCATCAATCCCACCAGAGCCCCAAAAGCCAGCCGTCCACCCAAAATGAGAAACCGCCCCACACCCCGTGTCACTGTGTCAAAAGACAGACAGATATTCGGACCTATCATGGTTTACCAGACAAAGTCTCCTGTGCCCATTACCTGCCCAGCTGGTTGCATCTGTACTTCACAGAGCTCAGACAACGGCTTAAATGTGAACTGCCAGGAGAAAAAGATAAGCAACATCTCTGATCTCCACCCTAGGCCAACCAGTCCAAAGAAACTTTACCTTACCAGTAACTATCTGCAAGTCGTTTATAGAACCGATCTCATAGAATACAGCTCTCTGGATTTGTTACACCTAGGAAATAACAGAATTGCAGTGATACAAGAAGGTGCCTTTACAAACCTCACAAGTTTACGTAGACTTTATCTTAATGGCAACTACCTTGAGATTCTGTACCCATCTATGTTTGACGGGCTGCACAGCCTGCAATATCTCTACCTAGAGTACAACGTCATTAAGGAGATCCTGCCACGCACCTTTGATGCTCTGAGTAATCTTCATCTGTTATTTCTCAATAATAACCTGCTCAGATCCTTGCCTGACAATGTCTTTGGTGGCACTTCCCTCACCAGACTCAACCTTAGAAACAACCATTTCTCACACCTGCCCGTGAGAGGAGTCTTGGACCAGCTCTCAGCTCTGATTCAGATAGACCTCCAGGAGAACCCTTGGGACTGCACATGTGACATCCTGGGGCTGAGGAACTGGATAGAGCAAGTCACcaaccagaacaaccaacagtCAAATCCCCCTGTAGTTATCAATGAAGTCATATGTGAGTCTCCCACCAAGCACTCTGGAGAGCATCTGAAATTCCTGAGCAAAGAAGCCATCTGCCCAGAGAACCCTAATTTGTCAGattcttctctcctctccatgAACCAGAACACAGATACACCACATCTCCTTGGTATCTCGCCCAGTTCCTACCCAGAAATACACACTGAAGTTCCACTGTCTGTCTTAATTTTAGGCTTGCTGGTTGTGTTCATTTTGTCAGTCTGTTTTGGGGCAGGCCTGTTTGTCTTTGTCCTTAAGCGCCGGAAAGGGGTGCAAAGCATGCCCAGCAGTGCAAACAACTTAGATATAAGCTCATTTCAGCTCCAGTATGGGTCTTACAACACTGAGACTCACGATAAAACTGAAGGACATGTTTATAACTATATTCCCCCTCCTGTTGGACAGATGTGCCAAAACCCAATCTACATGCAAAAGGAAGGGGATCCAGTTGCCTATTACAGGAATCTCCATGAGTTCAGCTATAGCAATCTTGACCACAAAAAGGAAGACCCCACCAGTCTTGCATTTACAATCAGTGCAGCTGAATTACTGGAAAAGCAATCCTCACCAAGGGAACCAGAGCTTCTGTATCAAAACATTGCAGAAAGGGTCAAGGAACTCCCCACTGGGGGATTAGTTCATTATAACTTTTGCACCTTACCGAAAAGGCAGTTTGCCCCTTCATATGAATCAAGacgccaaaaccaggacaggataaataaaactgttttgtaTGGAACTCCcaggaaatattttgcagaacaGTCTAAACCTGAGCATCCTTTACTCCAAGGAAAGCTACAAACAGAACCAGACTACCTCGAAGttctggaaaaacaaactgCAATCAGTCAGCTGTGAGGGGGGAGGTGGGAGACAAAGGAAAATTTTTAAATGAACTCAGCATCACATTTCACTGAGCCTGAACTCAGTGCTGGTGTCATCTGTGGCATTCCCAACATTTCCACTTTTTAAATTAGAGAGGGAGTAAGAGAGAAATGGAACCCTTACAGCATAGCAGGGATATGGTGTTGCTTTTGCAGCGTTCCCTTTAAGTTATTTCTGTGTCTCTCTCCTTTGACCCTTCTGTAGGAACTGTCACTGCAAATGTATGTTTCTGTAATAGATCTTGCATaattctttttgctttggaaagaaatGAGGAAGGGGTCTttgggttttctggtttttgggggttttggtttttgtttttttatttcaaagtgaaaatttAATGTATTATGTAGAAGATCTccaaagatctttttttttcctggactaTGACTTTCTTTTGTAAATAATAATATACGGTACTGTTGTTTCAATTACCAAGTATAGCCACTGGGCGTCACTTTTTTGTGTTAAAGTGCCTTTGCACTTTAAGTACATTATTACTTAATTGTTGCTCTTAGCTTTGATAAATTGAACCTATTTTAATGTGTTgtatttttgaaattaaaaaaaaatgtaaaatagatCTATATGTCAGCTGCATTAAATCAGAAAGTTTGATTTATAGGAAAGCTGCCCTTCTTTAAATAAATCTAGTTCTAGGACCTTACAGACTTAAATGTAAATtattggggctttttttccctcttggttTGTTTAGAGTGATTCACTGAAGTCAACTGAGAGGATTTAGCAATGGACTAGAGGTTATCAAATGCCTCAGCTGGGAGTAACAGCTCATTAATAAAAGATGTTTAACACAATGTCATAGTGAACTGAACGATTAATGTGCTTCTTAATACATTGCATTGCAGTTCTAACACAGTAATGTTCAGTGGTTTAAGATTATTTTCATACTTAAGGTAACATTACTCATTTGAT
Coding sequences within it:
- the SLITRK2 gene encoding SLIT and NTRK-like protein 2 gives rise to the protein MLKGVWLLSLLTVAGISQTESRKPAKDICSKSRCPCEEKENVLNINCENKGFTTVSLLLPPPSKIYQLFLNGNALTRLFPNEFVNYSNAVTLHLGNNDMQEIRTGAFSGLRTLKRLHLNNNKLEVLKEDTFLGLESLEYLQADYNYISAIEAGAFSKLNKLKVLILNDNLLLSLPSNVFRFVLLTHLDLRGNRLKMMPFAGVLEHIGGIMEIQLEENPWNCTCDLLPLKAWLDTITVFVGEIVCETPFRLHGKDVTQLTRQDLCPRKSSSDSNQRDKHPVLSDPHISRLSPTANSAINPTRAPKASRPPKMRNRPTPRVTVSKDRQIFGPIMVYQTKSPVPITCPAGCICTSQSSDNGLNVNCQEKKISNISDLHPRPTSPKKLYLTSNYLQVVYRTDLIEYSSLDLLHLGNNRIAVIQEGAFTNLTSLRRLYLNGNYLEILYPSMFDGLHSLQYLYLEYNVIKEILPRTFDALSNLHLLFLNNNLLRSLPDNVFGGTSLTRLNLRNNHFSHLPVRGVLDQLSALIQIDLQENPWDCTCDILGLRNWIEQVTNQNNQQSNPPVVINEVICESPTKHSGEHLKFLSKEAICPENPNLSDSSLLSMNQNTDTPHLLGISPSSYPEIHTEVPLSVLILGLLVVFILSVCFGAGLFVFVLKRRKGVQSMPSSANNLDISSFQLQYGSYNTETHDKTEGHVYNYIPPPVGQMCQNPIYMQKEGDPVAYYRNLHEFSYSNLDHKKEDPTSLAFTISAAELLEKQSSPREPELLYQNIAERVKELPTGGLVHYNFCTLPKRQFAPSYESRRQNQDRINKTVLYGTPRKYFAEQSKPEHPLLQGKLQTEPDYLEVLEKQTAISQL